A single genomic interval of Anopheles marshallii chromosome 2, idAnoMarsDA_429_01, whole genome shotgun sequence harbors:
- the LOC128708332 gene encoding tetratricopeptide repeat protein 36 homolog produces the protein MSTLTKDCLSEHDRQVLESILNPSQIGGEEYLLQEEERHLDDPQDVNVDLNPRISESQRMELEAIGLAGEGKLPEALELLNKSIDLAPERAAPWNNRAQVYILLGKEDDALLDIDQALELSNSTGRTGCRALCQRGILKRKNNDIDGAREDFDRAAKLGSKFARTQLIELNPFAALCNQMLREVMKM, from the exons ATGAGCACGCTTACCAAAGACTGTCTGTCGGAGCACGACCGGCAAGTGTTAGAATCTATCCTAAATCCGTCCCAAATCGGTGGTGAAGAGTATTTGCTCCAGGAAGAAGAAAGGCATCTGGACGATCCGCAAG ATGTGAATGTCGATTTAAATCCGCGCATTAGCGAATCCCAACGAATGGAACTCGAAGCGATTGGACTTGCTGGTGAAGGGAAGCTTCCGGAGGCGCTGGAGTTGCTCAATAAATCAATCGACTTGGCTCCAGAACGAGCTGCACCCTGGAACAATCGTGCACAGGTGTATATATTGCTCGGGAAAGAAGATG ACGCACTGCTGGACATCGACCAAGCGCTGGAGCTTTCCAACAGCACGGGCCGAACAGGATGCCGAGCACTGTGCCAGCGGGGCATATTGAAGCGGAAAAATAACGACATTGATGGCGCTCGGGAAGATTTCGATCGGGCCGCAAAGCTCGGTAGCAAGTTTGCACGCACGCAGCTGATCGAGCTGAACCCATTCGCCGCACTGTGCAATCAGATGCTGCGGGAGGTTATGAAAATGTAG